The following are encoded in a window of Arvicanthis niloticus isolate mArvNil1 chromosome 1, mArvNil1.pat.X, whole genome shotgun sequence genomic DNA:
- the Spty2d1 gene encoding protein SPT2 homolog: protein MDFREILLIASKGQGVNQVPKRYSLAVGPPKKDPKVKGVQSAAVQAFLRRKEEELRQKALEERKRKEELVKKRIELKHDKKARAMAKRTKDNFHGYDGIPIEEKTKKKQVVGSHLNQGTDQEYDVEEDFIEYNQAELDQDYEEEQEPPKVESKPKAPHKSAPSPMNFTDLLRLAEKKQFEPVEIKVVKKAEDRPLTAEELREREFLERKHRKKKPEPDAKLPPPVSKRVPSHKDMGTKPSKGAGDRQLSSKGLPFPHAEKKFRPSTANEKQVALSSSKSLPGERTKAGSGSSSQPSLREGHNRPIFNGAGKPHPNTCSPSVPKTSASGTQKSASEHKAKKPLPSHLSHSKPGPTVLSHNKAKSPVVRQPGSNSGSAPGQPTPGTARPTLSSGPVPRRQNGSSSSGPEQSVSGIRKLASNSHSSGRTLNGTNGPGRPASSSGGPGRPVSGSAGSGRPMGSSGGPGQPVNSPHDLRRPMNSLGSPGRSVSGPGRSISGSVPAGRTVNSGPGRPVNSLGPGRTVSNPGLPTKPKCTVVSETISSKNIISRSSNGQINGTRPLLSGYRSAQGPQRLPFPTGYKRPREYEDDDDDEYDSEMDDFIEDEGEPQEEISKHIREIFGYDRKKYKDESDYALRYMESSWKEQQKEEAKSLRLGMQEDLEEMRREEEEMKRRKAKKLKRH, encoded by the exons ATGGACTTCAGGGAAATCCTCCTGATCGCTTCCAAAGGACAAGGTGTCAACCAAGTACCG aaaaggtATAGTTTGGCTGTGGGACCTCCGAAGAAAGACCCAAAAGTGAAAGGTGTTCAGTCGGCAGCCGTGCAAGCTTTCcttaggaggaaagaagaggagctTAGACAAAAAG ccttggaagagagaaagaggaaagaggaactAGTGAAAAAGCGAATTGAGCTCAAACATGACAAAAAAGCAAGAGCGATGGCCAAGAGGACAAAGGACAATTTTCATGGTTACGATGGGATTCCTATtgaggaaaagacaaagaagaagcaagTGGTGGGAAGCCACCTGAACCAGGGAACTGATCAGGAATATGATGTGGAAGAAGACTTCATAGAATACAATCAGGCGGAGTTGGACCAGGACTATGAGGAGGAGCAAGAGCCTCCCAAGGTTGAAAGCAAGCCAAAGGCCCCCCATAAAAGTGCCCCATCACCCATGAACTTCACTGACTTACTGAGGCTAGCTGAGAAGAAGCAGTTTGAACCAGTGGAGATCAAGGTAGTGAAGAAAGCAGAAGATCGGCCCCTGACTGCAGAGGAACTGAGGGAGCGAGAGTTTCTTGAACGAAAGCATAGGAAAAAGAAACCTGAACCCGACGCCAAACTACCTCCACCTGTGTCCAAAAGGGTGCCCTCTCATAAAGACATGGGCACAAAGCCCAGCAAAGGTGCTGGGGACAGGCAGCTTTCTTCCAAAGGATTGCCCTTTCCTCATGCTGAGAAGAAATTCAGACCCAGCACAGCCAATGAGAAACAAGTAGCTTTGTCTTCATCCAAATCCCTGCCGGGAGAGAGGACCAAGGCAGGATCTGGCAGTAGCTCCCAGCCCTCACTTCGGGAAGGTCACAACAGGCCTATCTTCAATGGGGCTGGAAAGCCCCACCCCAACACCTGTTCACCAAGTGTCCCAAAGACTTCTGCTAGTGGGACTCAGAAGTCTGCTTCTGAGCACAAAGCCAAAAaacctcttccttctcatctgaGCCATTCCAAGCCTGGGCCCACAGTTCTCTCACACAACAAAGCTAAGAGTCCAGTTGTTAGACAGCCAGGCAGCAACtctggctctgctcctgggcaaCCTACCCCGGGGACAGCTCGACCCACACTTAGTTCTGGCCCTGTGCCCAGGCGCCAGAATGGCAGCTCCAGCTCAGGACCTGAGCAGTCAGTCAGTGGGATCAGAAAGCTGGCCAGCAATTCACATTCCTCTGGACGAACACTCAATGGCACAAATGGTCCTGGACGACCTGCAAGCAGCTCAGGTGGCCCTGGGCGACCCGTCAGTGGATCTGCTGGTTCTGGAAGACCTATGGGCAGTTCTGGAGGCCCTGGGCAGCCTGTAAACAGTCCGCATGACCTTCGACGACCAATGAACAGTCTAGGCTCTCCTGGGCGGTCAGTCAGTGGCCCTGGGAGATCCATAAGTGGTTCCGTTCCAGCTGGACGAACTGTCAATTCAGGACCTGGAAGACCAGTGAACAGCTTAGGACCTGGACGAACAGTTAGTAACCCAGGCCTCCCCACAAAGCCCAAATGTACTGTTGTCTCAGAAACAATTTCTTCGAAGAATATTATTAGTCGGTCAAGCAATGGACAGATAAATGGAACGAGACCTCTCCTCTCTGGCTACAGATCTGCACAAG GTCCTCAAAGGCTTCCCTTCCCTACTGGCTACAAAAGGCCTCGAGAGTATGaagatgatgacgatgatgaatATGACTCGGAAATGGATGATTTCATCGAAGATGAAGGAGAACCCCAGGAAGAAATATCTAAGCACATTCGAGAAATTTTTGGCTATGACCGAAAAAA